A single region of the Salvia miltiorrhiza cultivar Shanhuang (shh) chromosome 8, IMPLAD_Smil_shh, whole genome shotgun sequence genome encodes:
- the LOC130998984 gene encoding probable N-acetylglucosaminyl-phosphatidylinositol de-N-acetylase isoform X5, whose protein sequence is MAWIALISSVLVLWFASLCKVFLESLSASKASFLNDGASSRRRNVLVVIAHPDDESMFFAPVINYLTSRHHNVHILCMSTGNADGMGSIRKEELYLASVVLKIPTQQVKILDHPDLQDGFGKVWNWNLLASIIDDETRTHSIDVIIAFDDYGISGHCNHCDVHQGVRKLLHDASGRHLEAWEIVSPNIVRKYIGPVDIWLSILFSRLTKDRPSYCLLNLDLRKSYAAMAQHSSQWVWFRKLFVTFSSCTYVTTVKKIVEW, encoded by the exons ATGGCATGGATAGCATTAATCTCATCAGTGCTAGTGCTCTGGTTTGCTTCTCTCTGCAAAGTTTTTCTGGAATCTCTGTCCGCCTCAAAAGCATCATTCTTAAACGATG GTGCGAGTTCTAGAAGGAGAAATGTCTTGGTGGTTATTGCTCATCCTGATGATGAGTCTAT GTTCTTTGCTCCTGTGATTAATTACCTGACTTCCAGGCATCATAATGTACACATACTTTGCATGTCAACTG GCAATGCAGACGGCATGGGAAGTATTAGAAAAGAAGAGTTATACCTGGCCTCCGTGGTTCTCAAG ATCCCAACGCAGCAAGTGAAGATACTGGACCATCCAGATTTGCAG GATGGTTTTGGCAAAGTGTGGAACTGGAACTTGTTGGCTAGCATCATTGATGACGAAACTCGTACTCATTCTATTGACGTG ATCATTGCATTTGATGATTACGGTATATCTGGTCATTGCAACCACTGCGACGTTCATCAAGGAGTAAG AAAGTTGTTGCACGATGCTTCCGGGAGACACCTCGAGGCCTGGGAGATT GTAAGCCCTAACATAGTGCGCAAGTACATCGGACCAGTAGATATTTGGTTATCCATCTTGTTTAGCAGACTTACAAAAGACAGACCATCATATTGCTTGCTTAACTTAGATCTCCGTAAAAGTTATGCAGCTATGGCTCAGCATTCCAGCCAATGGGTTTG GTTCCGCAAACTATTTGTGACATTTTCGAGCTGTACTTACGTTACCACCGTTAAGAAAATCGT GGAATGGTAA
- the LOC130998984 gene encoding probable N-acetylglucosaminyl-phosphatidylinositol de-N-acetylase isoform X6: MAWIALISSVLVLWFASLCKVFLESLSASKASFLNDGASSRRRNVLVVIAHPDDESMFFAPVINYLTSRHHNVHILCMSTGNADGMGSIRKEELYLASVVLKIPTQQVKILDHPDLQDGFGKVWNWNLLASIIDDETRTHSIDVIIAFDDYGISGHCNHCDVHQGVRKLLHDASGRHLEAWEIVSPNIVRKYIGPVDIWLSILFSRLTKDRPSYCLLNLDLRKSYAAMAQHSSQWVWFRKLFVTFSSCTYVTTVKKIV, from the exons ATGGCATGGATAGCATTAATCTCATCAGTGCTAGTGCTCTGGTTTGCTTCTCTCTGCAAAGTTTTTCTGGAATCTCTGTCCGCCTCAAAAGCATCATTCTTAAACGATG GTGCGAGTTCTAGAAGGAGAAATGTCTTGGTGGTTATTGCTCATCCTGATGATGAGTCTAT GTTCTTTGCTCCTGTGATTAATTACCTGACTTCCAGGCATCATAATGTACACATACTTTGCATGTCAACTG GCAATGCAGACGGCATGGGAAGTATTAGAAAAGAAGAGTTATACCTGGCCTCCGTGGTTCTCAAG ATCCCAACGCAGCAAGTGAAGATACTGGACCATCCAGATTTGCAG GATGGTTTTGGCAAAGTGTGGAACTGGAACTTGTTGGCTAGCATCATTGATGACGAAACTCGTACTCATTCTATTGACGTG ATCATTGCATTTGATGATTACGGTATATCTGGTCATTGCAACCACTGCGACGTTCATCAAGGAGTAAG AAAGTTGTTGCACGATGCTTCCGGGAGACACCTCGAGGCCTGGGAGATT GTAAGCCCTAACATAGTGCGCAAGTACATCGGACCAGTAGATATTTGGTTATCCATCTTGTTTAGCAGACTTACAAAAGACAGACCATCATATTGCTTGCTTAACTTAGATCTCCGTAAAAGTTATGCAGCTATGGCTCAGCATTCCAGCCAATGGGTTTG GTTCCGCAAACTATTTGTGACATTTTCGAGCTGTACTTACGTTACCACCGTTAAGAAAATCGT ATGA
- the LOC130998984 gene encoding probable N-acetylglucosaminyl-phosphatidylinositol de-N-acetylase isoform X1 yields the protein MKRKRNLRKLMAVGEVCKTAIAIETTDPPATTTHLLSLHSRWPDELHRLNTVGSALRIEHGMDSINLISASALVCFSLQSFSGISVRLKSIILKRWFFAPVINYLTSRHHNVHILCMSTGNADGMGSIRKEELYLASVVLKIPTQQVKILDHPDLQDGFGKVWNWNLLASIIDDETRTHSIDVIIAFDDYGISGHCNHCDVHQGVRKLLHDASGRHLEAWEIVSPNIVRKYIGPVDIWLSILFSRLTKDRPSYCLLNLDLRKSYAAMAQHSSQWVWFRKLFVTFSSCTYVTTVKKIVEW from the exons atgaaaagaaaaagaaatttgagAAAACTAATGGCTGTCGGAGAAGTCTGCAAGACTGCAATTGCCATTGAAACAACAGATCCACCCGCCACCACGACccaccttctctctctccactcacGGTGGCCCGACGAACTCCACCGCCTCAATACCGTAGGCTCGGCTCTTCG AATCGAACATGGCATGGATAGCATTAATCTCATCAGTGCTAGTGCTCTGGTTTGCTTCTCTCTGCAAAGTTTTTCTGGAATCTCTGTCCGCCTCAAAAGCATCATTCTTAAACGATG GTTCTTTGCTCCTGTGATTAATTACCTGACTTCCAGGCATCATAATGTACACATACTTTGCATGTCAACTG GCAATGCAGACGGCATGGGAAGTATTAGAAAAGAAGAGTTATACCTGGCCTCCGTGGTTCTCAAG ATCCCAACGCAGCAAGTGAAGATACTGGACCATCCAGATTTGCAG GATGGTTTTGGCAAAGTGTGGAACTGGAACTTGTTGGCTAGCATCATTGATGACGAAACTCGTACTCATTCTATTGACGTG ATCATTGCATTTGATGATTACGGTATATCTGGTCATTGCAACCACTGCGACGTTCATCAAGGAGTAAG AAAGTTGTTGCACGATGCTTCCGGGAGACACCTCGAGGCCTGGGAGATT GTAAGCCCTAACATAGTGCGCAAGTACATCGGACCAGTAGATATTTGGTTATCCATCTTGTTTAGCAGACTTACAAAAGACAGACCATCATATTGCTTGCTTAACTTAGATCTCCGTAAAAGTTATGCAGCTATGGCTCAGCATTCCAGCCAATGGGTTTG GTTCCGCAAACTATTTGTGACATTTTCGAGCTGTACTTACGTTACCACCGTTAAGAAAATCGT GGAATGGTAA
- the LOC130998984 gene encoding uncharacterized protein LOC130998984 isoform X7 — MDSINLISASALVCFSLQSFSGISVRLKSIILKRWFFAPVINYLTSRHHNVHILCMSTGNADGMGSIRKEELYLASVVLKIPTQQVKILDHPDLQDGFGKVWNWNLLASIIDDETRTHSIDVIIAFDDYGISGHCNHCDVHQGVRKLLHDASGRHLEAWEIVSPNIVRKYIGPVDIWLSILFSRLTKDRPSYCLLNLDLRKSYAAMAQHSSQWVWFRKLFVTFSSCTYVTTVKKIVEW, encoded by the exons ATGGATAGCATTAATCTCATCAGTGCTAGTGCTCTGGTTTGCTTCTCTCTGCAAAGTTTTTCTGGAATCTCTGTCCGCCTCAAAAGCATCATTCTTAAACGATG GTTCTTTGCTCCTGTGATTAATTACCTGACTTCCAGGCATCATAATGTACACATACTTTGCATGTCAACTG GCAATGCAGACGGCATGGGAAGTATTAGAAAAGAAGAGTTATACCTGGCCTCCGTGGTTCTCAAG ATCCCAACGCAGCAAGTGAAGATACTGGACCATCCAGATTTGCAG GATGGTTTTGGCAAAGTGTGGAACTGGAACTTGTTGGCTAGCATCATTGATGACGAAACTCGTACTCATTCTATTGACGTG ATCATTGCATTTGATGATTACGGTATATCTGGTCATTGCAACCACTGCGACGTTCATCAAGGAGTAAG AAAGTTGTTGCACGATGCTTCCGGGAGACACCTCGAGGCCTGGGAGATT GTAAGCCCTAACATAGTGCGCAAGTACATCGGACCAGTAGATATTTGGTTATCCATCTTGTTTAGCAGACTTACAAAAGACAGACCATCATATTGCTTGCTTAACTTAGATCTCCGTAAAAGTTATGCAGCTATGGCTCAGCATTCCAGCCAATGGGTTTG GTTCCGCAAACTATTTGTGACATTTTCGAGCTGTACTTACGTTACCACCGTTAAGAAAATCGT GGAATGGTAA
- the LOC130998984 gene encoding probable N-acetylglucosaminyl-phosphatidylinositol de-N-acetylase isoform X2 has product MKRKRNLRKLMAVGEVCKTAIAIETTDPPATTTHLLSLHSRWPDELHRLNTVGSALRIEHGMDSINLISASALVCFSLQSFSGISVRLKSIILKRWFFAPVINYLTSRHHNVHILCMSTGNADGMGSIRKEELYLASVVLKIPTQQVKILDHPDLQDGFGKVWNWNLLASIIDDETRTHSIDVIIAFDDYGISGHCNHCDVHQGVRKLLHDASGRHLEAWEIVSPNIVRKYIGPVDIWLSILFSRLTKDRPSYCLLNLDLRKSYAAMAQHSSQWVWFRKLFVTFSSCTYVTTVKKIV; this is encoded by the exons atgaaaagaaaaagaaatttgagAAAACTAATGGCTGTCGGAGAAGTCTGCAAGACTGCAATTGCCATTGAAACAACAGATCCACCCGCCACCACGACccaccttctctctctccactcacGGTGGCCCGACGAACTCCACCGCCTCAATACCGTAGGCTCGGCTCTTCG AATCGAACATGGCATGGATAGCATTAATCTCATCAGTGCTAGTGCTCTGGTTTGCTTCTCTCTGCAAAGTTTTTCTGGAATCTCTGTCCGCCTCAAAAGCATCATTCTTAAACGATG GTTCTTTGCTCCTGTGATTAATTACCTGACTTCCAGGCATCATAATGTACACATACTTTGCATGTCAACTG GCAATGCAGACGGCATGGGAAGTATTAGAAAAGAAGAGTTATACCTGGCCTCCGTGGTTCTCAAG ATCCCAACGCAGCAAGTGAAGATACTGGACCATCCAGATTTGCAG GATGGTTTTGGCAAAGTGTGGAACTGGAACTTGTTGGCTAGCATCATTGATGACGAAACTCGTACTCATTCTATTGACGTG ATCATTGCATTTGATGATTACGGTATATCTGGTCATTGCAACCACTGCGACGTTCATCAAGGAGTAAG AAAGTTGTTGCACGATGCTTCCGGGAGACACCTCGAGGCCTGGGAGATT GTAAGCCCTAACATAGTGCGCAAGTACATCGGACCAGTAGATATTTGGTTATCCATCTTGTTTAGCAGACTTACAAAAGACAGACCATCATATTGCTTGCTTAACTTAGATCTCCGTAAAAGTTATGCAGCTATGGCTCAGCATTCCAGCCAATGGGTTTG GTTCCGCAAACTATTTGTGACATTTTCGAGCTGTACTTACGTTACCACCGTTAAGAAAATCGT ATGA
- the LOC130998984 gene encoding probable N-acetylglucosaminyl-phosphatidylinositol de-N-acetylase isoform X4: MFSHRRESRSSIPFIGYSRKGKNLWASQYTVQITALRIEHGMDSINLISASALVCFSLQSFSGISVRLKSIILKRWFFAPVINYLTSRHHNVHILCMSTGNADGMGSIRKEELYLASVVLKIPTQQVKILDHPDLQDGFGKVWNWNLLASIIDDETRTHSIDVIIAFDDYGISGHCNHCDVHQGVRKLLHDASGRHLEAWEIVSPNIVRKYIGPVDIWLSILFSRLTKDRPSYCLLNLDLRKSYAAMAQHSSQWVWFRKLFVTFSSCTYVTTVKKIV; encoded by the exons ATGTTTTCTCATAGAAGAGAGTCTCGGTCCTCGATCCCTTTCATAGGTTACAGCAG AAAAGGTAAAAACTTGTGGGCATCTCAATATACGGTGCAGATCACTGCCTTAAG AATCGAACATGGCATGGATAGCATTAATCTCATCAGTGCTAGTGCTCTGGTTTGCTTCTCTCTGCAAAGTTTTTCTGGAATCTCTGTCCGCCTCAAAAGCATCATTCTTAAACGATG GTTCTTTGCTCCTGTGATTAATTACCTGACTTCCAGGCATCATAATGTACACATACTTTGCATGTCAACTG GCAATGCAGACGGCATGGGAAGTATTAGAAAAGAAGAGTTATACCTGGCCTCCGTGGTTCTCAAG ATCCCAACGCAGCAAGTGAAGATACTGGACCATCCAGATTTGCAG GATGGTTTTGGCAAAGTGTGGAACTGGAACTTGTTGGCTAGCATCATTGATGACGAAACTCGTACTCATTCTATTGACGTG ATCATTGCATTTGATGATTACGGTATATCTGGTCATTGCAACCACTGCGACGTTCATCAAGGAGTAAG AAAGTTGTTGCACGATGCTTCCGGGAGACACCTCGAGGCCTGGGAGATT GTAAGCCCTAACATAGTGCGCAAGTACATCGGACCAGTAGATATTTGGTTATCCATCTTGTTTAGCAGACTTACAAAAGACAGACCATCATATTGCTTGCTTAACTTAGATCTCCGTAAAAGTTATGCAGCTATGGCTCAGCATTCCAGCCAATGGGTTTG GTTCCGCAAACTATTTGTGACATTTTCGAGCTGTACTTACGTTACCACCGTTAAGAAAATCGT ATGA
- the LOC130998984 gene encoding probable N-acetylglucosaminyl-phosphatidylinositol de-N-acetylase isoform X3: MFSHRRESRSSIPFIGYSRKGKNLWASQYTVQITALRIEHGMDSINLISASALVCFSLQSFSGISVRLKSIILKRWFFAPVINYLTSRHHNVHILCMSTGNADGMGSIRKEELYLASVVLKIPTQQVKILDHPDLQDGFGKVWNWNLLASIIDDETRTHSIDVIIAFDDYGISGHCNHCDVHQGVRKLLHDASGRHLEAWEIVSPNIVRKYIGPVDIWLSILFSRLTKDRPSYCLLNLDLRKSYAAMAQHSSQWVWFRKLFVTFSSCTYVTTVKKIVEW; the protein is encoded by the exons ATGTTTTCTCATAGAAGAGAGTCTCGGTCCTCGATCCCTTTCATAGGTTACAGCAG AAAAGGTAAAAACTTGTGGGCATCTCAATATACGGTGCAGATCACTGCCTTAAG AATCGAACATGGCATGGATAGCATTAATCTCATCAGTGCTAGTGCTCTGGTTTGCTTCTCTCTGCAAAGTTTTTCTGGAATCTCTGTCCGCCTCAAAAGCATCATTCTTAAACGATG GTTCTTTGCTCCTGTGATTAATTACCTGACTTCCAGGCATCATAATGTACACATACTTTGCATGTCAACTG GCAATGCAGACGGCATGGGAAGTATTAGAAAAGAAGAGTTATACCTGGCCTCCGTGGTTCTCAAG ATCCCAACGCAGCAAGTGAAGATACTGGACCATCCAGATTTGCAG GATGGTTTTGGCAAAGTGTGGAACTGGAACTTGTTGGCTAGCATCATTGATGACGAAACTCGTACTCATTCTATTGACGTG ATCATTGCATTTGATGATTACGGTATATCTGGTCATTGCAACCACTGCGACGTTCATCAAGGAGTAAG AAAGTTGTTGCACGATGCTTCCGGGAGACACCTCGAGGCCTGGGAGATT GTAAGCCCTAACATAGTGCGCAAGTACATCGGACCAGTAGATATTTGGTTATCCATCTTGTTTAGCAGACTTACAAAAGACAGACCATCATATTGCTTGCTTAACTTAGATCTCCGTAAAAGTTATGCAGCTATGGCTCAGCATTCCAGCCAATGGGTTTG GTTCCGCAAACTATTTGTGACATTTTCGAGCTGTACTTACGTTACCACCGTTAAGAAAATCGT GGAATGGTAA
- the LOC130998984 gene encoding probable N-acetylglucosaminyl-phosphatidylinositol de-N-acetylase isoform X8: MKRKRNLRKLMAVGEVCKTAIAIETTDPPATTTHLLSLHSRWPDELHRLNTVGSALRIEHGMDSINLISASALVCFSLQSFSGISVRLKSIILKRWFFAPVINYLTSRHHNVHILCMSTGNADGMGSIRKEELYLASVVLKIPTQQVKILDHPDLQDGFGKVWNWNLLASIIDDETRTHSIDVIIAFDDYGISGHCNHCDVHQGVRKLLHDASGRHLEAWEIVSYPQSFLI, translated from the exons atgaaaagaaaaagaaatttgagAAAACTAATGGCTGTCGGAGAAGTCTGCAAGACTGCAATTGCCATTGAAACAACAGATCCACCCGCCACCACGACccaccttctctctctccactcacGGTGGCCCGACGAACTCCACCGCCTCAATACCGTAGGCTCGGCTCTTCG AATCGAACATGGCATGGATAGCATTAATCTCATCAGTGCTAGTGCTCTGGTTTGCTTCTCTCTGCAAAGTTTTTCTGGAATCTCTGTCCGCCTCAAAAGCATCATTCTTAAACGATG GTTCTTTGCTCCTGTGATTAATTACCTGACTTCCAGGCATCATAATGTACACATACTTTGCATGTCAACTG GCAATGCAGACGGCATGGGAAGTATTAGAAAAGAAGAGTTATACCTGGCCTCCGTGGTTCTCAAG ATCCCAACGCAGCAAGTGAAGATACTGGACCATCCAGATTTGCAG GATGGTTTTGGCAAAGTGTGGAACTGGAACTTGTTGGCTAGCATCATTGATGACGAAACTCGTACTCATTCTATTGACGTG ATCATTGCATTTGATGATTACGGTATATCTGGTCATTGCAACCACTGCGACGTTCATCAAGGAGTAAG AAAGTTGTTGCACGATGCTTCCGGGAGACACCTCGAGGCCTGGGAGATTGTAAGCTACCCCCAGTCATTTTTAATCTAG